One Falco rusticolus isolate bFalRus1 unplaced genomic scaffold, bFalRus1.pri scaffold_79_arrow_ctg1, whole genome shotgun sequence DNA window includes the following coding sequences:
- the AGFG2 gene encoding LOW QUALITY PROTEIN: arf-GAP domain and FG repeat-containing protein 2 (The sequence of the model RefSeq protein was modified relative to this genomic sequence to represent the inferred CDS: deleted 1 base in 1 codon), producing the protein MGPQRPEGDVGPSEQAGPPEGGVAARGSDPPMEPQRPEGAWPPGVLGAGGRRGSAARDAEAELWGRRVRELVSASPGNRRCCECGQRGVTYVDISVGSLVCTGCSGALRGLNPPHRVKSISMTTFTEAEVQFLQARGNEVCRRVWLGTFDAPTSGLPDSRDPQKLKEFLQDKYEKKRWYVAPEQAPPPPKHCGRAGAPPATPGGHGDTAAVPPSPQRPPQPSRKASTDLLADIGGDPFAAPQPPPAFATFPAFPGPAPPRAAFPNFDAFGAGPGAPSFGGAAPLFHAPPAPTGGLGSPHQLGGTGVGVWGPPTVMEPRRFIGEGVRLESPLVLVPGEGVWGAPITVGGPKGFWVVSPQLHLPLPPPGGAAAQGGATSVPPSGGGASASLFGTLRPPPALPPPPYGGYTNPFTGPAAPRPSTNPFQSNGAAFATPPVPGGFPSPFQADGSSFSGFNIAKASTNPFVTVPAPTAPFGIKHPTTNPFL; encoded by the exons ATGGGGCCGCAGCGGCCAGAGGGGGACGTGGGACCGTCGGAGCAGGCGGGGCCGCCAGAGGGGGGCGTGGCCGCCAGGGGTTCGGATCCGCCAATGGAGCCGCAGCGGCCAGAGGGGGCGTGGCCTCCGGGAGTGTTGG gggcgggggggcgtCGGGGCAGCGCGGCGCGGGACGCGGAGGCGGAGCTGTGGGGTCGGCGCGTGCGGGAGCTGGTGAGCGCGAGCCCCGGGAACCGGCGGTGCTGCGAGTGCGGCCAGCGCGGCGTCACCTACGTGGACATCAGCGTGGGCAGCCTGGTCTGCACCGGCTGCTCGGGGGCGCT gCGGGGGCTCAACCCCCCCCACCGCGTCAAGTCCATTTCCATGACCACCTTCACCGAAGCCGAGGTGCAGTTCCTCCAGGCCCGTGGGAATGAG gtTTGCCGCCGGGTTTGGCTCGGCACCTTCGACGCCCCCACCTCGGGGCTGCCGGATTCCCGTGACCCCCAAAAGCTGAAGGAGTTTCTGCAGGACAAATACGAGAAGAAGCGATG GTACGTGGCACCGGAGCaagcgccccccccccccaagcactGCGGCAGAGCCGGCGCCCCCCCCGCTACTCctgggggacacggggacactGCAGCAG tcccgcccagcccc cagcgccccccccagcccagccggAAAGCCAGCACTGACCTCTTGGCCGACATTGGGGGGGATCCCTTCGCAGCCCCCCAACCGCCACCGGCTTTTGCCACCTTCCCGGCCTTCCCAG GTCCGGCCCCCCCCCGCGCTGCCTTCCCCAATTTCGATGCCTTCGGAGCTGGCCCAGGAGCACCCAGTTTTGGGGGGGCTGCGCCCCTTTTCCAtgccccccctgcacccacag GGGGTCTGGGGTCCCCTCATCAACTGGGGGGAACTGGGGTGGGGGTCTGGGGTCCCCCCACTGTCATGGAACCCCGAAGATTTATTGGGGAGGGGGTCAGATTGGAGTCCCCCTTGGTCctggtccctggggagggggtctGGGGAGCCCCCATCACCGTCGGGGGTCCCAAGGGGTTTTGGGTTGTGTCCCCCCAACTGcatctccccctcccacccccagggGGCGCTGCTGCACAGGGCGGGGCAACCTCTGTACCTCCCTCAGGGGGCGGAGCCTCTGCCAG CCTATTTGGGACCCTGCGAccccccccagcgctgcccccaCCACCCTACGGGG gCTACACCAACCCCTtcaccggccccgccgccccccgcccctccaCCAACCCCTTCCAGAGCAACG GTGCTGCTTTTGCTACCCCCCCAGTTCCTGGGGGGTTCCCCAGCCCCTTCCAGGCTGATG gtTCATCCTTCAGTGGGTTCAACATTGCCAAAGCTTCCACCAACCCCTTCGTG acAGTCCCGGCCCCGACAGCCCCGTTTGGCATCAAGCACCCGACCACCAACCCCTTCCTATAG
- the LOC119142198 gene encoding LOW QUALITY PROTEIN: neuronal tyrosine-phosphorylated phosphoinositide-3-kinase adapter 1-like (The sequence of the model RefSeq protein was modified relative to this genomic sequence to represent the inferred CDS: deleted 1 base in 1 codon), with protein sequence MSAPPRSELAAAAAALLRLGEERPSPTMNLLQRKGRPDWRPPREEEPRKGPSKAREGAAGRRALRVGFLTLPAPQERSPRPCAPGMAPRSLSCHAVGLPDPPAPPRAPGPRPGPLEGRGLEAPPAKRGGTPRGGCVRQTPPLKPSRSPQTRLSAGPPPPPSAPPPAEGGPGGEGEEPVYIEMVGDARRGGGEGAEAGWRAAGGGGGGAPPPPPEEPEAIYEEMSCPLPAVEGGVHAPFPGHAPFLGHAPFLGPGPIPPPFPNLLAPRPPLLAAPPEGSRLPLPRRDLPPPARTRSHSTPLPPPAPGAGRERGGAGLGPLPLPPAPPTAAEAPPPGKRPPAYDSLRGGGAAGGPAPPLRDEEPLPRRGGGAAPRRGKEPEKVLEPPREERGGGPPPPSGIPVRAEGPRGRPGPPLPCQTFPACGRPTELPGGHRLGRSASTSGVRQAGAPPFPRGPPTPRPLSGGVPGAGGVGGGLPPPRPRDGQLQEVIDRKRCVCTEIKARGGGGGGLCKQDSLPPLPTPPLWRGGPPEGRPPPPPPPGTPPARRPHAVLWDTAI encoded by the exons ATGAGCGCCCCCCCGCGGTCGGAGctcgctgccgccgccgctgccctgCTGCGCCTGGGGGAGGAGCGCCCCTCCCCCACCATGAACCTGCTGCAGCGCAAGGGGCGCCCCGACTGGCGCCCCCCCCGCGAGGAGGAGCCGCGcaaggg gcccagcAAGGCGCGGgagggggccgcggggcggcgggcgctgcgggTGGGCTTCCTGACGCTGCCGGCCCCCCAGGAGCGGAGCCCCCGCCCCTGTGCCCCCGGCATGGCCCCGCGCTCCCTCTCCTGCCACGCCGTGGGGCTGCCcgacccccccgcccccccccgtgcccccggcccccgcccgggACCCCTCGAGGGCCGGGGGCTCGAGGCACCCCCCGCCAAGAGAGGGG gcaccccccgggggggctgcgtGCGCCAGACACCCCCCCTGAAGccctcccgcagcccccagACCCGCTTATCGGCCgggcccccccctcccccctccgcccctccccccgccgagggggggccggggggggagggggaggagcCCGTTTACATCGAGATGGTGGGGGATGcccggaggggggggggggagggggcggagGCGGGGTGGAGAGCCgcagggggggggggagggggcgcccccccccctccccccgagGAGCCCGAGGCCATTTACGAGGAGATgagctgccccctcccagcgGTGGAGGGCGGAGTCCACGCCCCTTTTCCCGGCCACGCCCCCTTCCTCGGCCACGCCCCTTTCCTGGGTCCCGGCCCCATCCCCCCGCCCTTCCCCAACCTCctggccccccgcccccccctcctGGCTGCCCCCCCCGAGGGCTCACGCCTGCCCCTCCCCCGCCGCGACTTGCCCCCCCCTGCCCGCACGCGCAGCCACTCCacacccctccctcccccggCTCCGGGGGCGGGGCGAgagcgcgggggggcggggctcgGCCCTTTgcccctccccccggccccaCCCACTGCCGCCgaggccccgcccccggggAAGCGCCCCCCGGCCTATGACAGcctgcgggggggcggggcggccggaggccccgcccccccgctccGAGACGAGGAgcccctcccccgccgcggggggggggccgCCCCCCGACGTGGGAAAGAGCCAGAGA aggtgctggagccccCCCGGgaggagcggggcgggggcccCCCCCCACCCTCGGGGATCCCGGTACGAGCCGAGGggccgcgggggcggccgggaccccccctcccctgccagaCCTTCCCCGCCTGCGGCCGGCCCACag AGCTCCCCGGGGGCCACCGCCTGGGCCGTTCAGCTTCCACCTCGGGGGTCCGCCAAGCCGGGGCCCCCCCATTTCCCCGcggcccccccaccccccgccctcTCTCTGGGGGGGTCCCCGGagctgggggagtgggggggggtctccccccgccccgcccgcgggACGGGCAGTTGCAGGAGGTGATCGACCGCAAACGCTGCGTCTGCACCGAGATCAAagcccgg gggggcggggggggggggctttgcAAACAGGACAGCttaccccccctccccacccccccacttTGGAGGGGGGGCCCACCTGAAGGGcgacccccacccccacccccccccggcacccccccgGCCCGACGACCCCACGCCGTGCTATGGGACACAGCGATCTGA
- the LOC119142199 gene encoding TSC22 domain family protein 4-like, which yields MSRKRSGFVITSVRGGGSGNGAGGGGATSASGSSPGGSRFRLVRLPGPGEPLRRGRWLCREFYERDPPPRGGGRVALSLDSPRAPPPSPPPPLPPPGAPHQPRSLGDFAQLVEQALPPSPRPRGGTAALSARLGLAGEESEEEGTASGVSAIDNKIEQAMELVKSHVLLAVREEVEQLRERIQELRRRHLVLERENCILRRLATPQQLARLRLSPQPPSPPPPLPPHPSPPPPLPPHPSPP from the exons atgagCCGGAAGCGAAGCGGCTTCGTCATCACCAGCGtccgcggcggcggcagcgggaacggggcgggggggggaggggccaCTTCCGCTTCCGGTTCATCCCCCGGCGGTTCCCGGTTCCGCTTGGTCCGGTTGCCCGGCCCGGGGGAACCTctgcggcggggccggtggCTCTGCCGGGAGTTTTACGAGCGGGACCCGCccccccggggtggggggagggttGCGCTTTCCCTCGACTCGCCCCgcgcccctcccccctccccgccgccgcccctccccccccccggcgccccccaccagccccgcTCCCTCGGGGATTTCGCGCAGCTGGTGGAGCAG GCACTgcccccctcgccccgcccccggggcgGCACCGCCGCGCTCAGCGCCCGCCTGGGGCTGGCGGGGGAGGAGAGCGAGGAGgaggg cactgccagtggCGTCTCGGCCATCGACAACAAGATCGAGCAGGCAATG gagctggtgaaGAGCCACGTGCTGCTGGCGGTGCGGGAGGAGGTGGAGCAGCTGCGCGAGCGGATCCAGGAGCTGCGGCGGCGCCACCTGGTGCTGGAGCGGGAGAACTGCATCCTGCGTCGCCTGGCCACGCCCCAGCAGCTGGCCCGCCTCCGCctctccccccaacccccctccccaccccctcccctccccccacacccctccccaccccctcccctccccccacacccctcccccccg